CCGATACCATGAGGCAGGACCAGGCTGCCGCGAATGATCTGATCGGCTTGGTTCGGATCGATACCGAGCCGCATGTGAATTTCGACCGTCTGATCGAACTTCGTTGTGTTGAATTCTTTCAGCGAGACAACTGCCTCGCTCAGTGGCTTTGGTTCCGCCGACGCTTTGGCGGCCATCGCACGATAACGCTTTGATTGCTGTGGCATATTTGGTTTATTCCTTGAGTGTCCATGGTTCATGGTCGCGTGATTGATTCGCGACCGCTGGCAGACGGCACTTCGCGGAACACCGCAAAGCTGAATGCCGGGGTCACAATGGTGCGACTTAACCTACGACGTCGATTCCCATGCTTCGCGCGGTCCCTTCGATCATGCGGATCGCATGTTCGATGTCACGTGCGTTGAGATCGGCCATCTTCTTTTCGGCGATCTCTTGGCATTGAGCGCGAGAGACGGTTGCGACCTTGTCTTTATGAGGCTCACCGGAACCTTTGGCGATTCCAGCAGTCTGCTTCAACAAAGATGCCGCGGGTGGGCTCTTTGTGACAAAGTCGAAGCTGCGATCGTTGTATACAGAAACGATCACCGGGATCGGGGTACCTGCGTACTCCTTGGTGCGATCATTAAACGCTTGAACGAACTGCCCAAGGTTTACACCAAACTTACCAAGCGACGTACCCACGGGAGGTGCGGGAGTCGCTTGTCCACCAGGCACTTGGAATTTAGCCTGGCCAACAAGTTGCTTTGCCATTTCTATTGTCTACTTTCTCGAGGCGGTCAATCGCGGCTGTACTCGGTTTACGTCACCGACTTCAACCTGCCGCCAGGAATGTCTTTCTATGGGATCTGACCACGCCAACCGAACATCGTTGGAGCGAGAACGCTCCCATCGGCGACGTACACAAATCTGCGAGCGGATACTAGAGCGGTTCGACCTGCCAATGGTCAAGCTCTACTGGCACGGATCGGCCAAAAATATTGATATTAACTGAGATGCGACCGTTTGCCTCATCCAGTTTTTCAACTTCGCCTTCTTGGTTCTGGAAGTTTCCTTCCTTGACCCGTACCCGCTCGCCGACTTTAAACGGTATCGACGTCTTGAGCTGCTTCTCGCCATCTTCACCATCTTGATTCGAGGTGATCACTCGCTCGACTTCGGCGGGGTCCATCGGAGCAGGCTTGCCCGCGGTTCCCGTGAAATCGCTGACGCCGGTGGTGTCGCGAATCAAGAACCAGGTGTCGTCATTGACGTGCATGTAGATCATCAAGTAGCCCGGGTAGAGCTTGCGTTTGACAATCTTGCGTTTGCCGCTGCGGTTGAATTCGACGATGTCTTCGGTTGG
Above is a genomic segment from Rosistilla ulvae containing:
- the rplK gene encoding 50S ribosomal protein L11, giving the protein MAKQLVGQAKFQVPGGQATPAPPVGTSLGKFGVNLGQFVQAFNDRTKEYAGTPIPVIVSVYNDRSFDFVTKSPPAASLLKQTAGIAKGSGEPHKDKVATVSRAQCQEIAEKKMADLNARDIEHAIRMIEGTARSMGIDVVG
- the nusG gene encoding transcription termination/antitermination protein NusG; the encoded protein is MDGEDKREQDEQLDTAANPENAEGSADTPRKSEVSVTEELASGEAVDKTNAATEPAVDPILEDDFEPPTRRIKKPEVEVEEEILDAEEAPKEWYILKVAFNREETVRDAIIKQINMSGMEGYFGEVLVPTEDIVEFNRSGKRKIVKRKLYPGYLMIYMHVNDDTWFLIRDTTGVSDFTGTAGKPAPMDPAEVERVITSNQDGEDGEKQLKTSIPFKVGERVRVKEGNFQNQEGEVEKLDEANGRISVNINIFGRSVPVELDHWQVEPL